In Pyrus communis chromosome 11, drPyrComm1.1, whole genome shotgun sequence, the sequence TTAGGcctaataaaattttaaaaaggaaaattattttctaaatacaccccaaatTAATTTAGACATGTATTCTAAGATGTTTTTCTTCAAGATCTCAAAGTCACTCACCTCCTTCATTATataacaaaaccctaatcacTAGAAGCACAAAACGTTGATGGAAAAAGATTATTTTTCATCCTCATTCTGCAGATCTTCAATTTGCTTGATTATCTGGTAAGAgaaattttggaattggaaagaagaaaaggaaactgGTTAGTTTAACGCCAGCAATACATTTTTTTACGTTGCAGGTGCAACCTAGAAGAACAAACCGATATAACACCGAATAGttgtgcatgtgaattcatataTATTCGAACATAGAAGGAACAATACAATGTTATCAAAGAAAAGATTGGTGGAAGGTATGGCTATTTAACCCCACCGAATGACAATGTTAATAAATTTTGATTTACAAAGTACATTGGtggtgtattaagtatgtagGGTGTAGTCAATAAAACGTGGGGTGTGAATAAAACAACCTATCCTTTATTTCtttctctttattatttttatattaaaaaactaaTGTAAAATGACTATTTTGTGACGTTAATAACATCTATATTCAACCACCATGGGGTTCTTAGTGGTTAGAGATGAATTTCAGGTCTGTCAACAACACGTCCTGGGTTTGCTCTTTAGCATGGGTGAATCGCAAGGTGGTGGGCAGGAAGAGACTGAAATGTCTCTGTGAAACTTCCCAGCCACCAAGAAAATGAACTGCCATGGAAAACTACTAATTGGTCTTCTTTTCAATATATCTACATATGAATAAAACATTGCTTGTCAaccaaaaactaataaaattactactataCCCTTTAATATAGAACTGAAAGAagatattagaaaagaaaacaataggggcattaaagtaattttgtacaaacaagtttttactgcttttttttttctttctaaacctCACAACTATGTTACTTTATCAATACCTCTcaaccccctctctctctttcctaaCTGccagccctttttttttttttgttatgccaGCCAACCAgttaaaaacaaataacttctctcataaaaaaaattaaaaaacagatatttgaaaaatatataatatatatttctcAACACACATAACGTGTGACCTTTGCTAGTGCCCAAAAAAATAACATCTCTATTCGGCTCCTTCCCCCTTGtacctcttcttcttcgtttgtCATGGGCCACGAAATCACATCGGCCCAAACAATAATCCAAAACATCAAACGACGTCGAAAACGTGTTTAAGTGCGGTCTCCTTCCATCCAACAGTGAAGACCACAAACTTGCTGAGGGTATCGCTTCGCGGGGCGACTAAGTACCAAACTGCTGAAATTTTTAAAGCCCAACCAAAACCATCGATGCCGACGGTTTCAGTTGAcgacccaaaaattaaaaaataaatctcAGTCGGTGAAGCAGAATGCTGACAACTGTCGCTGCTGGTAGTTTGCGATCAGCAGCTTCCCGagccttcttcttctccaaagCTCTCCCAAACTCCGCCGCCACTTCCTTCTCACTCGCACGGACGCTCTCTCCCGCCGCCGTTTCTCGCGCCTCCTTCCGCGCCATGGCCTCCGATTCTGCTGCCCCCTTCaacaaaatccaaatccaaagagACGACACCGTGagtttccctttgtttttttctCTCCCTTCAGTAGTTTTATTGTTAAATTTCGTCGGATTTTGTGCGATAATTTTGTTTGACAATTTGGATTAATAGGAAATGGGAATTTGATGTTTTCATGAGTAAATTAGGAATAAAAAACACCCCATCAACTATAGGTACagaaacacttcaagtgctcgatttttttttttttttattgtttttggaaCAAACATATTATCTACGCTAAAGTAGAGAGTGGGCTTATCTTCGTAATAGACTAGTAATaatttagttcaaattcgtctttgacgagaatcgaaaaactctcacttacaagtaaagaggaatatcagtagcgtagtattaagtggcattTCAAGTGCTCGATTGGTAAAGGAAAAATTCATCACATATCTACATGTTATGCTCTAATTGATTCGTAGTTATGAAATTTATTTGGTGCCTTGCTCCATTACAAAGTTGGGTTTTTTTCCTTAATGTATTTGGAGGAATCGAGATCTCTTTGTGTCAAGTTTTCGGATTTCTTTGTGGCGGAGTAATTGAAAGAAACAAACTTTATGCTCTGGTTAGAAAAGTGTGACATCCAAGTTCGAATCCCCTGTTTAGATTAGATTAATTTAGTGTCGACAATCTAttgaatacaaaaaaaataaacaaacttcATGCAAATGGTTGGTAGTAACTCCCTCTGAACCTTATTTCTAATGTGTTCTTCTTCTGTGATCTAATGACCAGACATTTGATGCATATATTGTTGGCAAAGACGGCGCTCCTGGGATTATTGTGCTTCAAGAGTGGTGGGGTGTGGATTATGAAATTAAGAACCATGCTGTCAAGATTTCTCAACTTGCTCCTGGATTCAAAGCACTTATCCCAGAGTAAATTCTTTGAGCTTACGTTACCCTTTGCTAATATCATGTGTGTTCGTTGAATTATTTGCAATATTTGAATGTTAAGTATCTTCTTGCTTCTTTTTTTGTAGCTTGTATCGGGGGAAGGTTGGTTTAGATGTTGCAGAAGCTCAACATTTGATGGACGGTCTTGATTGGCAAGGCGCTGTAAAGGATATCCAAGCTTCTGTTAATTGGCTGAAAGCAAATGGTTCGAAGAAGGTGTGGCATGGTTTGCTTCTAGTTTAATTTTATCACAATTGTCTTAATAGCTATGAATTGGGGCTGGTCTGGTTTAACGGTGTATATATGTTGCGGAAATATGATACTACAAAGATGCAAAATACATGTATTCAGATATTTTAAGCAAAAACTGTCCCATCAGTTAAGAAACAAAATTACATTACATAATCTCTCAGTTATTTCAATGATGCATTGCCATTTTTGTATGATTTGTTTTAAGGCATAACCTTACTCTGGTAAGTTTTATGCCTAACGTTGTATTATAAGAGAAATCACCACAGAACAGTTAGGCCACTGTATATCTTATAGAACAATTATGTAAAATTAGTCGGTACTAAAATTTGAACTTGacctttctctttctatatacATAGAAACTGTTTTGACTCAATGCAGTTCTTACTAGCATGCCATGATCCGCAAAATATGGTaagattctgccatgtttattaAATCAGTCCTCCTTCGCATC encodes:
- the LOC137707846 gene encoding uncharacterized protein encodes the protein MLTTVAAGSLRSAASRAFFFSKALPNSAATSFSLARTLSPAAVSRASFRAMASDSAAPFNKIQIQRDDTTFDAYIVGKDGAPGIIVLQEWWGVDYEIKNHAVKISQLAPGFKALIPDLYRGKVGLDVAEAQHLMDGLDWQGAVKDIQASVNWLKANGSKKVGVTGFCMGGALSIASSVLVPEVDAVVAFYGVPSSELADPAKAKAPVQAHFGELDSFVGFSDVTAAKSLEEKLKASGIPYELHIYPGNTHAFMNRSPEAVKRRKGMGLADEDEAACQLAWSRFQSWMSCYLLA